Within Dehalococcoidia bacterium, the genomic segment AAGAATGTGTCCCAGTCGAAGGGCACCCTGTCCATCGTCGGGGGAAGGCCGAACACTGCGACCCTGCCGAGCGGCTTTACTAGCTGCAACGACTGGTTCAGCGTATCGGTGCTGCCCACGCCCTCGACCACCAGGTCGGCGCCCTCACCGTCCGTGAGATCCAGGACGGCGTCGGTCGCGCGCTGGCCGGTGACGTCGATGACCTCGTCCACACCCATTCGCTTCGCGTGTTCCTGTCGCTCCTGCACGGGTTCAATCGCGATTATGCGGTGCGCTCCGATGCGCCTGAGCATGAAGTCGTGGAACAGCCCGACCGAGCCCTGTCCGAGGATCGCTACGGTCTTACCGACGAGTGACGGCAGCTTGCGCATTCCGAACACGACCGTTCCGAGCTGCTGCGCCATCAGCAGGTGCGCCTGCGGCGTGTCGGTCGGCAGCCTGAGCAGGAACTTCGGATCGATTAGCTGGTAGCCGGCGAAGGTCTTGGAGTTCCAGATGTTCGGAGCGGTGAGAACGAGCTCACCTTCTTCGAAGTCGGTGTCGCTGCCGTCGACGACTACGCCGACGCCCTCGTGGCCAGGGTAGCCGTGCGGCAGGGGCCACTCGTACACGTTCCAGCCCATGTAGCAGATGTGAAGGTCGGAGCCACAGATCGAGGCGAGAGTCGTCCTGACCAGGACCATTCCGGGTTCCGGGTCAGGAATGGGGACCTCGTCACATCGAAGCTGTCCGAGTCCGGTTGCCAGCGCGGCGGGCATTGTGGGCATGTTGGTATCTATCCTCCAGTGTTGGCGGCGGCGACTAGTAGGTCGCTCTGCCTCCGGTTATGTCGAATACGGCGCCGGTGCTGAAGGAGCACTCCTCGGAGGCCAGCCATGCAACCAGCGCCGCAATCTCGTCTATCTCTCCAGTACGGCCCATCGGGATGCGATCGACCATGTAGCTGATCTGCTCGGGTGTGAACTCGTCCAGGATGCGGGTCTGCACGACCGCAGGCGTAACGCAGTTCACCCGGACGCCGGTGGCCGCAAGCTCCTTGCCGACGGACTTGGTAAGACCGATCACCGCCGCCTTGGTGGCGGAGTAGGGGACCATTCGAGGGTTGCCCTCTTTTCCTGCGACCGAGGCGATGTTGACGATCCGGCCGTAGTCGCGCTCCAGCATGTGCGGAATGGCAGAGTGGGTGAAGCTGAACACGCCCCGCAGGTTGGTGCGGTAGACGCGGTCCATCTCCTCGACGGGCAGCTCCCAGATGTTGCCGTTGATGCCGCCGATGCCTGCGTTATTGACCAGGATGTCGATCCTGCCCCACTCGTCGAGCGCCTGTTGGCAGGCGCGCTCGGCGGTCTCGGGCTCGGCCACGTCGCCGAGTGTGAGGAGCGTCGGCGTACCACGGGAGGACAGCTCGCTCGCTGCCTGCTCGCCGAGGTCGCCGTCGAAGTCGACCATGACGACGCTCGCGCCTTCAGACCCGAGACGGCGGGCTATGCCGTATCCGATGCCTGTGGCGGCGCCGGTGACTATGGCTACCTGGTTGTCGAATCTTGGCAAAGTTCGGTCCGTTTCACTCGGAGGGTATTTCTGAAGTAGGGGCAGGTTTGAAACCTGCCCCTACAGCATGTGGAAGGACAGTTCACGGTTCGCTGGGTCGGTTACACCACGCCCTCTTCGCGCAGGTCGTTTAGCGACTGGGAGAAGGCTTCGAGGGTGCGGTCGACGACGTCTTCGTCGTGTGACGACGATACGAGGAAGGCGCGGCCTCCCATCATGTCGACGCCGTTGACGAGCATCGCCCTGCGAAGGGCCCTCGTGGTCTCCCCGGGCATCGTGTCGTATATCTGCTGGTACGGCATGTTGCACAGGCCGCGGTCGCAGGAGCAGTCTGCGCCGAGATTGACGTGGATGATCGAAGCGATGCCGTGAGCGTGTCCGGTGACCTCGTTGCGAATGAAGATCTCGTTGAGGCCATGGCGTCCGCCCTTGCATTCACCTCACCGGTCGCGATCGCTTCCAGTGTGGCGATGCCGGCAGCGGCGGTCACAGGCTGGGCGTTGAACGTCCCTCCCTGCGGCACCCTGTGGATCGTGTCCCACTCGGGGTCCTCCCTGAATGCCATCAGCTCCATGATGTCGGCGCGACCACCGACTGCTGCGCCGGGCTGACCGCCGGCGACGATCTTCGCCATCGTCGTAAGGTCGGGTTCCAGGTCCCATCTCACCTGCGCTCCGCCGGGAGAGAGCCTGAATCCGGTGATGACCTCGTCCATGATGAAGACGACGCCGTGCTTTGTCGTAATCTCCCTGATGTCCTGCAGGAAGGTCGGGTTCATCAGCGGGAACGTGCCGTAGTGGGCGCCGTTGGACTCCACGATCACAGCTGCGACGTCGTTGTCTTCCGTGAGAATCCTGTCGACGGCGGCGGCGTCCGCAGGAGCGACGATCACGGTGTCGAGAATTTCCTGAGGGATGCCGCCGAGCGCCTGTCCGGACTCGGGCGCCACATAGTCGTGCCAGCCGTGGAAGTGCTCGTGGAACTTCACGATCTTGGTCTTGCCGGTGTGTGCGCGCGCCAGTCTCAGCGCGAGGTAGGTGGACTCCGTACCGGACGTGGTGAAGCGAACCCGCTCGAGGTTCGGCATCAGGTTCTTGACGGCCTCCGCGTACCTGATCTCGTGGCTGGTCGCGCCACCGAGGTGTGTGCCGCGCGCGGCCTGCGCCGTTACAGCGGCGGTGACGTCTTCGGGGCTATGACCCATCAGCAGGCTGCCGTTGCCCATGACGTAATCGACCAGCTCGTTGCCGTCGATGTCGTACTTGAACGGCCCCTGGCCGTGCTCGATGTAGACAGCGAAGGGAGACGTGAACCTTGTCTGGTGTGTAATACCGCCCGCGAAGAGCTCCGTTCCTCGCCTGTGCCAGTCCACCGAGCCGCTGAATTTCTCCGCAAATCGTTCTTCTATCGTCGGCATCGTATCCCCTCCCCTTAACCTGTGACTCCTGCCGCGCACCCTTGCTGCGGCAACGCACATTATACAAAGATTCCTGCCTGTCCGAGCACGATGCTCTGCGAGGTTTGGGAGCGCGGGCGTCTCGCCCGTCTTGGCTTGTGGCGCTCGAGAAGAACGCGACACAGGTGCGGGCGAGACGCCCGCGCTCCATACCTACCAAATGAAAAGGGCCTCCCTGAAGTGGGAGGCCCTTGGTTTGCTTCCGGTGTGTAGGTCAGACGCTAGACGCCGCCGACTCCGGCCGTGGACGGAGTGGCTGCTGCGCGTTCACGCGTCCGGCTGATGCCGATGCGGCGCGCGATGATGACCTTCTGGATCTCCACGGTGCCCGCCGGGTGTGCACCCACGAGGCTGCCTCGCTGGTAGACCTCAGGCTCGCCGCCATAGGGTGCGCGCGGCTCTTCGGTCCCGCACAGGCTGTACATGCCCATGATGTCGCGAGAGCGGTCGGCGTTCGTGATCCTGTAGAGCTTGCCGAACATGGACGTCTGCGAGCCCTGGTAGGTCATCTCCTGCCTGGACTGGTACATACCGTAGTTCCGCAGGTTCATCAGGCTGTGGACGTGGGAGTCGATGTACGCCGACGCGGCCTCCTGCTGGATGATCGGGTCGGAGCCAAGGGCTTCGCCCTCGCGCTCGCTGTTGCGGACGTAGTGCATCAGGTTGTCCAATGACTCGTCGCGCGGGAACGCCTGTCCGCGTCCGCCGTGCTCGACTTCGAGCG encodes:
- a CDS encoding SDR family oxidoreductase gives rise to the protein MPRFDNQVAIVTGAATGIGYGIARRLGSEGASVVMVDFDGDLGEQAASELSSRGTPTLLTLGDVAEPETAERACQQALDEWGRIDILVNNAGIGGINGNIWELPVEEMDRVYRTNLRGVFSFTHSAIPHMLERDYGRIVNIASVAGKEGNPRMVPYSATKAAVIGLTKSVGKELAATGVRVNCVTPAVVQTRILDEFTPEQISYMVDRIPMGRTGEIDEIAALVAWLASEECSFSTGAVFDITGGRATY
- a CDS encoding zinc-binding dehydrogenase yields the protein MPTMPAALATGLGQLRCDEVPIPDPEPGMVLVRTTLASICGSDLHICYMGWNVYEWPLPHGYPGHEGVGVVVDGSDTDFEEGELVLTAPNIWNSKTFAGYQLIDPKFLLRLPTDTPQAHLLMAQQLGTVVFGMRKLPSLVGKTVAILGQGSVGLFHDFMLRRIGAHRIIAIEPVQERQEHAKRMGVDEVIDVTGQRATDAVLDLTDGEGADLVVEGVGSTDTLNQSLQLVKPLGRVAVFGLPPTMDRVPFDWDTFFRKRLDLHTVFGAQDEPGLPAFQLAVDFIRSGEIDMEPFVTHQLPITRVQEAFDLADTRGDGALKVSLTF
- a CDS encoding aminotransferase class III-fold pyridoxal phosphate-dependent enzyme gives rise to the protein MPTIEERFAEKFSGSVDWHRRGTELFAGGITHQTRFTSPFAVYIEHGQGPFKYDIDGNELVDYVMGNGSLLMGHSPEDVTAAVTAQAARGTHLGGATSHEIRYAEAVKNLMPNLERVRFTTSGTESTYLALRLARAHTGKTKIVKFHEHFHGWHDYVAPESGQALGGIPQEILDTVIVAPADAAAVDRILTEDNDVAAVIVESNGAHYGTFPLMNPTFLQDIREITTKHGVVFIMDEVITGFRLSPGGAQVRWDLEPDLTTMAKIVAGGQPGAAVGGRADIMELMAFREDPEWDTIHRVPQGGTFNAQPVTAAAGIATLEAIATGEVNARADAMASTRSSFATRSPDTLTASLRSSTSISAQTAPATAACATCRTSRYTTRCPGRPRGPFAGRCSSTAST